One Osmerus eperlanus chromosome 23, fOsmEpe2.1, whole genome shotgun sequence DNA segment encodes these proteins:
- the LOC134009917 gene encoding E3 ubiquitin-protein ligase TRIM39-like has product MASALFAPSTSSTAFSCTPVLIGDHLMCSICLDLFEDPVTTPCGHTFCKGYLERNMALNDLVCPLCKDHLRRKPEVNIILRELIQELKRAQSKRDDHLMEGDPGEVTCDVCTGSKLRALKSCLVCLTSYCETHLEPHFQARRLKGHRLVAPVEDLDGRACLTHGRPLELYSREDERCVCALCLEEGQEVVSTETEWEKKKAELEETIAGIRQKVDERKRKLKEINESVENCKARLDRERRHIQAAFGAVMAAVLEAQEHALRPLEERQESLVREGDRLCLELQGDVSRLGEAVSKMDDIANIEDHILFLQTFPSLSGLANGRDWTAVSVDTSLSFGTLRGVSSALTERTQQELEKLTSVELERIQKFEVAVTLDTDTANAQLAVSADGREVRHGASAQERPDAPGRFDLFASVLAVNRLSSGRSYWEVEVGDKTGWDLGVASEDANRKGKLTLNPTNGYWAIVLYNEDQYGALEDPPTLLHPRDKPRKVGVFVDYEEGLVSFYDVEAGAHIHSYTGCGFTRSLYPYFSPHLQLNEKNGGPLTISPVKHR; this is encoded by the exons ATGGCCTCCGCTCTCTtcgccccctccacctcctcgacGGCGTTCTCCTGCACGCCCGTCCTGATCGGAGACCACCTGATGTGTTCCATCTGCTTGGACCTGTTCGAGGACCCCGTCACGACTCCCTGCGGTCACACCTTCTGCAAGGGCTACCTCGAAAGGAACATGGCGCTCAACGACCTGGTGTGTCCGCTCTGCAAGGACCACCTGCGGAGGAAACCGGAGGTCAACATCATCCTGAGGGAGCTGATCCAGGAGCTGAAGAGAGCCCAGAGCAAGAGGGACGACCACCTGATGGAAGGAGACCCAGGGGAG GTGACGTGTGACGTCTGCACCGGGAGCAAGCTCCGAGCCCTGAAGTCCTGCCTGGTGTGTCTGACCTCCTACTGTGAGACCCACCTGGAGCCCCACTTCCAGGCCCGGAGGCTGAAGGGCCACAGGCTGGTGGCCCCCGTGGAGGACCTGGACGGGCGGGCCTGCCTGACTCACGGGCGCCCCCTGGAGCTGTACAGCCGGGAGGACGAGCGCTGCGTCTGCGCTCTCTGTCTGGAGGAAGGTCAAGAGGTCGTCTCCACGGAGACCGaatgggagaagaagaag gcTGAGTTGGAGGAAACGATAGCCGGGATCCGACAAAAGGTCgacgagagaaaaagaaaactgaAGGAGATCAATGAATCTGTCGAGAACTGCAAG GCCCGGCTGGACCGCGAGCGGAGGCACATCCAGGCCGCGTTCGGCGCCGTCATGGCCGCCGTGCTGGAGGCTCAGGAGCATGCCCTGCGGCCCCTGGAGGAGCGCCAGGAGAgcctggtgagggagggggaccgGCTCTGCCTGGAGCTGCAGGGAGACGTCAGCAGGCTGGGAGAGGCCGTCTCAAAGATGGACGACATCGCCAACATCGAGGAccacatcctcttcctccag acgTTCCCGTCCCTGTCGGGCCTGGCCAACGGCAGAGACTGGACCGCCGTTTCCGTGGACACGTCGCTGTCTTTCGGAACGCTGAGGGGCGTCTCCTCCGCGCTGACGGAGAGGACgcagcaggagctggagaagctgacctccGTGG AACTTGAGAGGATCCAGAAATTTGAAG TTGCCGTGACGTTGGACACGGACACGGCTAACGCCCAGCTGGCCGTGTCGGCGGacgggagagaggtgaggcacGGGGCGAGCGCCCAGGAGCGCCCCGACGCCCCCGGACGCTTCGACCTCTTCGCCAGCGTCCTCGCCGTCAACCGCCTCAGCTCCGGACGCTCctactgggaggtggaggtcgGAGACAAGACCGGCTGGGACCTGGGCGTCGCCAGCGAGGACGCCAACCGGAAGGGGAAACTGACTTTGAACCCGACGAACGGTTACTGGGCCATAGTGCTGTATAACGAGGACCAGTACGGAGCCCTGGAGGATCCacccaccctgctccaccccagGGACAAGCCCCggaaggtgggggtgtttgtggactACGAGGAGGGGCTGGTGTCCTTCTACGACGTGGAGGCCGGGGCTCATATCCACTCCTACACTGGGTGTGGCTTTACAAGGAGCCTCTACCCCTACTTCAGTCCACACCTTCAACTCAATGAGAAGAACGGAGGTCCTCTGACTATCTCACCTGTCAAACATCGATAG